A region of the Vigna unguiculata cultivar IT97K-499-35 chromosome 9, ASM411807v1, whole genome shotgun sequence genome:
tatttatttatgctaaaagtaataatattgaataaaataaaataaaaattgaaaattgtgtatatgatttatttattatatagtaTCAGCATAGATGTAGCATTAATTGGAAACAAAAGATATGCATATCATGAGAGATCCGGTGGTGGGCACTTACGCATGATATCATATGGTCAACAAATTTAATGCATGCACATCACTACATCATTGTGAGTACCGAGGTAGTTATGTGTTCTTTCACACACATTTCTTCCTCTGTCATTTCCcctttcatataaaaataattctccATTTCTACCTCCTTCCATTTCTAACCATCATTCATACATTATCACTCAAAAAGTCAACAAAGGTAAACCCAAttcctaattaaataatcacTAATTGTTTTTTGAGCCaccaattttagaaatttattcCAATGGTAAGCATCAACATTttacagaaattaaaaaataataataataataataataaatgagaagagaagagttttatttgattttctttttctgatttCCCCCACCCACCCACATTACACACAATAAAAAGGGGAAAGCCATAAATAAAGGTgggttttaaatttttacagaGGGGTTTGAGTGTTGTCTCCCCAGACATGGGCAAGAACCAAAATATGGTTTAAACCAGAGCTAAAACCTACCAAACTTTATAGCTACACCCTCGTAGCCATTCTTAAAAAGCCCATCACAACACACTCAAATTCTTCATCACTttcattatttctattttttgtattcATTTTCATCACTCTATTTATTTCACTCCCACAGTTTCGTTTTCGTAAACTCTTCATATTCAAACCCACCAAAGCTctaataatgtatatatattaaaaacaaaatagtagTTAACTTTGAATACCctgaaataaaagtatatatataaatatgctTGGATTTGTGGAAAGTTGACAAATGAGATTTGACGCACGCAGTTATACGAGtgggtttgttttgtttttgttagctATGCATTGCACGAAGGAACACACACAGGTACTGATAGTAGCATACGAAAACGTCATCCGCTTAGGGTTTAGATGCGAAACGGCATTGAAAGTCGCACCCTAACCTAACCTCGCGACGTGCGTGTCGAAATTATTGACTCTTTGATGATACTTGCAGtcaaatctctctctctctctctctttctctctgttATGTTCTTTTGGGAAGGTACCAACCTACCTCTGTGTGTGAGGCTGTGACTTCTCTACCTAGGTTTCATAGCTTTAAGAAATCTACCCCTACTGGTTCATTTTGGTGGCTATATATGCATTTGTCAACAACGACTCTACCTAGTTCTTTATTCCTCAAATAATCAACACTGCACTAAACCATTCTGCTTCATTTTCAAGGACACTTCTAATACCATTactgtattttaaaaaactcTTTTCTTATCCAAATTTTAGGGTTCATcgtaaataaagtttaaatcttGTAGATATAGATGAAGAGTAGGGATGTGAATGATTGAATAATGTTGAAATAATATAGAAGAAGTAATTGGGTAAGTGTAAGTTAAGTGAGTGACATTGTAGGGTAAGGCCCATGCACAGAGAAAGGGGAGGGTATGGCCTGTGATGAAGGGTTTGTTTGTAGGGTCTGTGTGGGAGGGGGGGGCTTTCTGCGTAGGTCTCCAAACTACTGACACACCAAGAAAGGACGGGTCATGTGGATGTCTGATAAGTGAGTGTTTTATTATACAATGTAGTAGTAATAGTAATTCTGACTTTTTTATGGCAATTAATGTTTTCACCTTTCTGTACTCTATTCTACGTTCTCCTAGCTCCTGCTCAAAAAAACATTGCATGGAGTAGAATTAGTAGCAGTAGTACTAGTGTACTCCAAAAGTTGGGGGTGACATCTAGGTTTTACTGTTTGTGAAAATTACCACACTGTAATCCGAGGTTAATGTCAGGGTAAATTTGGCGTTGTACACGTACTCACACCTTTCACACCAAACTCCACGAATAATTCAAAAACACTGTACTGTTGTGTGCAGCAGCAAGGTATAATATATGCATCGTTACAGTGAatagtaaaaattggaattggCTTTTGTGGCTGTGGCTGTTACACATTGAATCTTCTCTCACTGGTCCCACCTTGATGCTCTTGATGGTGATGCATCAAACGGCCAACATTGCATGAGAGGTGGGAGTAGAAGTAGATTGGAGTAGGAAGGGTTGAGTTCTGTGTGGCACGTGTTGGTATGTGTGGAGGTGTCACCACACTACACAACTAACAAGGTGGTGTGCATGGGAACTGCGTCATCTCTTCGGTTATCAACTTCCCCTCTCACCTATACATCATCAACAGTATCTTCAAAACAATTACCGCTTAATCacaaattattataactttgatTATTATGCATCGTGAAAGGAATATTCTGAATAATTAACGCACAATCAGCTTCACTTCAAACTCAAATCCCTTCGATTCAAACATGATTTAAATATTGGACTGACAAAACTCtgatttaaagattaaatgaacTGGTCTTGTCAATACTTTATACTATCGAAACTGCTaaaaaagttgtattttttAACTTACGGAGTTTGCTTATGCCGAATTTAGCATATAAAACGACTTCGAAATTAAAAgtagtaaaatttgaaagaagataaataCGTTGAAGTCAAAGTTTGAAGCATGGAAATCTTAGATTACTACCATTTGTCTGATTTCAAAATACTAATAAGCAATTACTTTAAAAGTTAATGAAAAGTGCAAATAAGAGGGAGATTTGAGTTCGTGAAagattttaatgatttaaatataatgtttacaaagagttgattttttagttttaaaagtgTAATATTTAATTGGGGCGGAAGGAATCACGTTTGTTGTTTAGTGGTTGATGTTTATTAGCAGCTTTGGCAATTGTGAGTGATATGTTAAAGAATAATAGAAATGATTAATGATTAGTTAGAAGATAGTTAGGGAGAGCGGGGAAGAAAGAGGTGGCAGTTATGGTGGTAAAAAGTGTGTAGTAAATGATGGGTTTAGGTTTttgatttgtttaattattgGAAGTAGATGTAGATGTAGATGGTAATTGGCGTCACTATTCTCCTTCGAAAAGCAGCACCATATATAAATATGCAGAGGAAGCAGGCCTTCCCTTTTTGTACAAATTACACATATACAGACAcatagaaagagagagagaaagagagacagATCTCTCTCAAGGCGTTTAATTGCAGAGATCTTTTGGGTTTCTCGATataagggagagagagagagagagagagagagagagagagagagagaaagagaagtgAAGATCGAAAGAGCCATCCCTGCCTCTCTGAATATCTCCTTTTATCTGAATCCATCCCTTTAGTTTGTCTCTTAGCCTTATTTTCGTTTGATCCCATGCCCCTCTACCAAAATTCGTTTGTCTTCTGTGCCACCTTCAGATTcatcaaaacaaacaaaacttgTTTTTTCCTCATCTTTCTCTCCCTTTGAGAAAAGCGATAGAAAGGGATCGATTctctgtgtgtgtgtatatatattccTCAGGTGTAGCTCTCACTGTAAACATGGGTACTGGTTGGAGGAGAGCCTTCTGCACCCGCGACCCAGCTTCTACCATATCGGATAAACAGCCCGGgagcccaagcccaagccccAGCCCAAGAAGCTGTGCCCGCTTGGGTTTTCTCTCCGGAGGGAGCAACCCTTCCACCCCACGCTTGCGGTGCACAACAATACCAGAATCTGCTTCTCAAACAGTTACTGTAAGGGACAGCCCCAGAGTTCAAAGCAAGAACACTCCCAGAACAACCAAGTCTCCGAAAACGCTTTCTGTCTCAAATCCATCTTCACCGCGTTCTCCTCTCAAGCTCTCACTCTTCAAGAACAGTTTCAAATTCAGGGTATGTTACGTTCTCTGTGTATGCggtgataaataataatattaaagtatttgaATGAATGGTTGTGATTTGTTGTGGTTGAGCAGAGTAGCTGTGGAATTTGCTTGAACAGCGTGAAGACGGGACAGGGTACGGCTATTTACACTGCGGAATGTGGTCACGCGTTTCATTTCCCGTGTATCGCAGCGCATGTACGCAAAAATGGTAGCCTGGTGTGCCCCGTCTGCAACGCCACGTGGAAGGACGTCCCACTACTAGCGGCGCACAAGAACCTCGCTGCGCAATCCGCCACGCAAAACGACGTCGCGCAAAGGACCACCGAAAACCCCAATGCCAACGTCAAAAAGACAACGGAAAACACATCCCCCGTTTTCAAGACCTACAACCAGATGGAGCCCCCAACCAAACATTCCGATTCGCTTCGCTCCTACGACGACGATGAGCCACTCCTCTCTCCCACCTCAGGCGGCAGGATCATTCCTATTCCCGAAGCCGACGAGAATGTCGAAGAAGACGACGAAGAAGAAGACGCCGGGGAGTTCCAAGGCTTTTTCGTCAACACGAAGAATTCATCCTCCTCAAAATCATACTCCGATTCCTTCCATACAACTGACGGAGATTCTAGAACGGTTCAGGTGAAACTCATGCCGGAGTGCGCCGTTATCTCGGCTTCCCGAACGCACGAGACCTACGCGTTGGTGTTGAAAGTGAAGGCTCCGCCTCCGCCACCTCCGCCACGGAGCAGCGCGGCGCCATCGCAGCGTGCGCCGATAGATCTCGTCACCGTGCTGGACGTTGGTGGAAGCATGACCGGAGCGAAGCTGCACATGCTGAAGCGCGCGATGCGTTTGGTTATCTCATCGCTTGGTCCCGCTGACAGGCTCTCCATCGTCGCTTTCTCAGCCACTTCAAAACGGCTCTTGCCTCTGCGCAGAATGACGGCCCAAGGTCAGCGCGTGGCTCGACGCATAGTTGACCGGCTCGTGGTAGGTCAAGGCTCGAGCGTAGGCGACGCATTGAGGAAGGCGACGAGAGTGTTGGAGGATCGCAGAGAGAGAAACCCGGTGGCGAGCGTGATGCTGTTATCAGACGGTCAAGAAGAGAGGGTTCAGAATCAGAGGAGTAACAGCAGTGGTAGTCAGAGGAAGGCGTCGAGTCACGTATCGTCGACGCGGTTCGCGCATATCGAGATTCCGGTTCACGCTTTCGGGTTCGGGGCGAAAAGCGGTTTCAGCCAGGAACCGGGGGAGGAGGCGTTCGCGAAGTGCGTGGGTGGGCTACTGAGCGTGGTGGTGCAGGATTTGAGAATTCAGGTGGGGTTTGAGTCAGAGGCGGTGGAGATGAGCGCGATTTACTCGTGCAGTGGAAGGCCCAGTCTGCTGAGCACAGGGGCGGTGCGGCTGGGCGACTTGTACGCCGAGGAAGAGAGGGAGCTGTTGGTGGAGTTGAGAGTTCCCGCGTCGTCAGGAGCTGGGACCCACCACGTGATGGCTGTACGATGCCTTTATAAGGACCCTGCTAGCCAGGAGATCGTATACGGTAGGGAGCAGGGTCTTCTGGTACCGCCGCCTCAGAGCCTGCGTTGTTCCGGTACTAGGATCCAGAGGCTCAGGAATCTCTTCATAACTACCCGAGCCATTGCAGAGTCCAGGAGGCTTCTTGAGCATAACGCTGACTTCACCAGCGCGCATCATTTGCTTGCCTCAGCGCGTGCACTTCTCATGCACTCCAACGCCGCTTCGGCTGAGGACTACTTGCGCGCCTTGGAGACTGAGCTGGCAGAGCTTCATTGGCGGAGGCAGCACGAGCAGGTTCAGATTcagcaacaacaacagcagCAAAGTGTGCAACAGCGGAGAAGAGGGAGTGAGAGAGAAGTGACTCTGGTGGACGAGAATGGCGAGCCGCTTACCCCAACGTCGGCTTGGAGAGCCGCGGAGAAGCTGGCTAAGGTGGCGATGATGAGGAAGTCTTTGAACAGAGTCAGCGACTTGCACGGCTTCGAAAACGCTaggttttaattttcctttttaaattatgttttgtttttattgtttaaaaatgtgGAGGCatatgagagagaaagagagagggtAAGAAAAGGGGATGGGGCATGGTAGTAGAATGGAATGGGGACAAGGTGGTAGCAGACGGCGCGGCCCTTTCTGCATTGGAAGATGACGAGAGAGGAAAGGGCATGGCCCACCCTTAAATGGGAGAAATTCATTGGATGCTTCCTCCATCATGTCTTTCTGTCTTGTGCCTTTTATATACACTCTTGTTTTCCCATTATAATCATTTGCTTTTCAACCACACAACACAACCCAACCCAGAACAAATCTAAACTCCGCTGCTGCCATCTTCAGATTGGTAGTTTATGATATGAAAGGGTAGTAGAAGTAGTAGTAGACTCTAGAAAGTTGTAAATGCCATTCTAGTAGTAATCTATAAAGTCTCTCTCTTTATGCTTGCCTTTTCGGAAGTCGATATTGTCATGTTTAAGATTTTGTTTTGGTTGTCGCTTTAATGTAGTGGGTTTGTGCGGCTAATAATTAAGAAGCGGACTACCAAGAGCCTAAAATCATCTTTTGGATGAAAAACATGGCAGAAGACAGAACTTAATGATGAACAAATGATTACGTTCCATGGCAACATGATATGCTTTTTCAGTTTCTTTCATCTTTCATTCAATTACCCCTTACCTTGGCAATTCAGAAATGAAATTTGAAGGGGCCCAAAGTTAAATGCAATCATAAGCGTTGCACTGAGCTACgtgacaaaataaaagaaacgggagatagatagatagatatacTGTGGGTTTCAAGGTGGTAAAAGGAGGGGGAAATAAGTTGTAGGTCCTTATACATTGGAGATGAGATTTCCAAAGCAAACAGTAGGCACATGAGATACACCTTATCCGCGAGTGAGGGagaatttatttatacatatacATGCTTTGGGTATTTATCTCCTGCGCTTATTGGtggtgaattttataatttgaaaattgttcaagTAGCTggcaaatttgaaaattaaaaatgatagaGGACAAGTGTGTGAGGAAGCTTAGTTTGGTGGGATGGAGAAGAAGTTTCCAGCTAGTTGGTGGGCTCAGAAGCAGAAATTGGGTAGGCATGGATGGATGAGTGACGATAAATGGAGAGAAACGATTTGAGTTAGTTAGCATGAGAGGAGGATCTGAAACAGAGATGTCAGGTGTGGAGCCCAAATAGGAGTCTCAGCTGTCGAATCCATCACCATCTCCCCGTCTTGTTCTTGGCCCAGTGCTGTTATGCTTTATTCTTACTGTTAGTATGAGTAGGAGTATaggaggaggaagaggagaACCACGAGGTGCCTCACAAACACCACCACCAACAACGCTAATTCTGTTTTAGCTTTGGTCTGTTCCAGGCCTCCGCAACAAAGGACCCTGCTTTTTATGTCAGTTTGTGTTGCGCTATAAATAACCCATGGGCTACTACACTCTAGGCTAGGGATCAAAACTTTATATCTAATCTATCAACTAATCCAATTTTACTACTACTGTTTCTTTACACCGCTTCAAATCAAAGATAATATATCAACCATTTTCATTCTTTAAAATCCTCACTTCTCTCTCAAATGctccataaaattaaataaatgcaTCAATAATCCCTCAAATTTTCGTATTTGTTTCAATCTGATCTTTAGATATGATAGAATATATAAACTTAGGGATTTGTTCGTTGGATATTCAACATTTGAAGGTTTCATCAGGTAGTTACCATCTTAGAAACTACTCTGGAGATAGGATGACATTAAGGAAATATATTGATGGTTTAttcgataatttttatttctttttattaatttgccTGTTTAATTACTAAAAGAAGTATTACATATTCTTCACGATTTCCAGATATaaatgtatttactttttttgcCGACTACGTACGTACTTTGTGAGAAAAATGAAGTGTATATGTTATTAGAGGGTATAATTTTGCTATATTTGATGCATGGGAAAATGTTAATTGAATATTTGGTCACAAGAATACAAACTAAGCATATTGTCAATTGAGTTCATTTAATAGATCTTTTAGCTGTCCCTGTTGCTCTTTCACGCCAATTACCAATGCAACGTTCCTTTCTCTCACACTTGCATGTGGTGTCTATTAGTTGAGTCACGAGAATTTAAGAACATTGGGTCTGAAACGGTGTGGGGTGTTAAGGTGTAGAAGGGTGGTGGTGACACCTCAAGGTTTCTGTCCAAAGCATTGTAACAACACTGCAATTTCAGTAGTTTTGAGCAAGTGTTCTCAATCTGTTTGGAGTAAGAGATGTTCTTTAAATGTATGTGTTGGGCTATCCTTGTGGACTCATCAAGCACCTTCCACCCAAAACACCAGGGGTGGTGGGGTTGAGGAGATTCTGCTGTCtgtttttagatatttatttcatttttatatatattttaaatttctaaaagtTATATTGTCTTTTTCAATCAATAAaatcaaagttttaataaaccaacaatactttaaatattcaataggtaatttattaaaaacacaattaaatttCCGTATAATTTAAGTTATATAATCAGTTTATCaattcttataaaattgtttcaaaCAATAGATATTCTACAATACGAGAGAACGCTACTTTTGGTCTTTTTCTACAGCTTTATAAGGAAATGAcgcaaaactaaaaaataatctcTTTAATTAACTTCTCTCTAGTTTATTATAGCATTTCCTCTTATATCACTTTCATATAAGATGtgtatgaataaaatatttgcaaatatatgatatttgaGGATATGATACTATTAAATATATACAAGTAaagtaataaaaacaaaaatgtctcTTTCAAATAggcaaacaaaaagaaaataattttgtaaagaGGAAATATtactaacattttttaatatagctTTCCTATTTATCAGAATTGGAGTTCTGCAGTGACCTACCTGATATGATGAATTGCTGATGGACCAATCGAGTGATTTGTTTCTTTAGCTTTTTTATTTGCGCTTTTGTCTTAATATGCGATCATCATTATTTTAACTTGGATCACATAacttataacttttataataatgataatttataaatttattttaatttaaatttatacaataataatcatatatttataatatttttaaaaattattataattttttaatatacctactatattattatgtatcgtattttattatttttagaataatcaTATCCAAATACATTTCGTATCCAATAAGCATAGTCTATTATGAGCATCATAATAGGTCTTAATCTCCTCTCCCTTTAATCGCTTTAATCAACTTTCCTAATTTCATTGCTTTAACTGGCCAATGCCAGTACGTGCAGCCTTCAATGTAGACGTAAAATAACAGTAGAGTTCAGTGTCATAATCCCCCTCCGAGTCCATATTCCTAATCTATGTTACAACACATAGAAGAAACACTCCAAGAACAATACTTGTAGATAAACTAGTGATTCATGTAAAATcctaaaaaatagtattttagaaGTTACAGTGGTATAAAAATAGTGAGattcgattattttaatattaaaaaggttttagtataaatagaattgatataaatgagtttcattattttaaaacacattattTCTCTAAAAACCACTTTTTTAAAgctctctgacttctctctaaaagtattgaagaaccgagaccgtaaGATTGATCCTCTCAAtgagctcttcaatttggaccgatcagtttctctgTTCGTATAAGTTAAGTTTTCGTTGtctttttggttttttctgttttctgttgcatgtaAGTTCTTTTCCGCTTGCATATGCCGTTTTATTTATCGATATCAGTCtctgctgatcagtgatcataatgaTATCCCCCTTTCTCAATTCCTGCTATCCATGACTGAGCACCTTCAGGATTAAATccccctttaaatttttgtggattaTTCCTGCGAAAGGTTTCTAATCCTTGATTTTTCAtgggttcaacattttgtttttggctcatattttccaggacaattgtcattctttccaacaactcattggtaatgtttggtccgttatccatcttttcctgaaagaatgaacaatttccttagttttctttagatttttttatttttatttttttaactattgttaaaacttatccttactacaagtattaattgttgttattacttacttttattagtctacttatcttgcatttttcctttacaagaaaaatgtaagaacaaacaatttgcacctctacttactagtagagactacaaacatggaagacaccatacccaaggtcttgacagaaggaactgctctgataccactcaatgtgacaccccgactacaatactaaataattattatttgataaaaagatatggaatcaattttttttccatacgattatccttgagagaacattaataataacataacttcatattcatatatatagtatacatctctataattgttcatgaaatgttacaaaaatatgtatttgtaaaatattaagagttctacatcagaataaaagattatctatatttttaatatctcctaaatatattaatagaaattatccatgagtcaatcttcagaagatccaccaataatatcccgaacaactctcactgagcaggttcctcttctgctcatgcaacaggtacatatgaaagaaaaatatgaaaggagtgaggtctttataagccttaaatatcaatcttaataaactcaacaaacaatgtagacaccgggggcctagatttggacctataaccacaaaacttgatcttgttttatcagacatatggatccatattccacttctgatgatccaatctgaacatcaaaagttgctttgggaagtgattaggtagttgagtatttctcataaaacattggtacaatcataattatttctttctcgagaatattagtcattcatcggctcacaaaagagatatatactcactacctaaccttggcgatgccgagcaggtatcggatagtcccaagtttggcctatgaatatcctagtccagggcgctattctgaactatccagatattcacatacttggtaaaacttccttagaccccaccatggtccctgcctttcatcccgcagtgtaccaaactgtgacttcccaaatacaaacactttgacactggtttaatctcaacttattgaaaccagagataactcttacttaaccgacatactcttggatattttcaaaggtcattaaatgtgatgactatcaattcatgtcattgtataaactatacacaaagaacataaaataaaataaaatgtacatgtaatTTTCTCATATTCAAGctcattgaataaaataatatttactttcactttacatttatgtttatgttttaattataaaataatgataaaataagaatcaaagcaagaactttaaataaataattagataagaattagaacgttataaataaatataataaaaaataaaataaataaataggaccagtgcgtaactggagataaataaaaaaataaaataaataaataggaccagtgcgtaactggagataaataaaaaaataaaataaataaataggaccagtgcgtaactggagataaaaataaaataaaataaataaataggaccagcgcgtaactggagataattaaaataaaataaataaataggaccagtgcgtaactggagataaaataaaataaataaataggaccagtgcgtaactggagataaaataaaataaataaataggaccagtgcgtaactgaagataaataaaataaaataaataaataggaccagcgcgtaactggagataattaaaataaaataaataaataggaccagtgcgtaactggagataaaataaaataaataaataggaccagtgcgtaactggagataaaataaaataaataaataggaccagtgcgtaactgaagataaataaaataaataaataggaccagtgcataactggagataaataaaaaataaaataaataaataggaccagtgcataactggaaataaaaataaaataaataaataa
Encoded here:
- the LOC114162794 gene encoding E3 ubiquitin-protein ligase WAV3 codes for the protein MGTGWRRAFCTRDPASTISDKQPGSPSPSPSPRSCARLGFLSGGSNPSTPRLRCTTIPESASQTVTVRDSPRVQSKNTPRTTKSPKTLSVSNPSSPRSPLKLSLFKNSFKFRSSCGICLNSVKTGQGTAIYTAECGHAFHFPCIAAHVRKNGSLVCPVCNATWKDVPLLAAHKNLAAQSATQNDVAQRTTENPNANVKKTTENTSPVFKTYNQMEPPTKHSDSLRSYDDDEPLLSPTSGGRIIPIPEADENVEEDDEEEDAGEFQGFFVNTKNSSSSKSYSDSFHTTDGDSRTVQVKLMPECAVISASRTHETYALVLKVKAPPPPPPPRSSAAPSQRAPIDLVTVLDVGGSMTGAKLHMLKRAMRLVISSLGPADRLSIVAFSATSKRLLPLRRMTAQGQRVARRIVDRLVVGQGSSVGDALRKATRVLEDRRERNPVASVMLLSDGQEERVQNQRSNSSGSQRKASSHVSSTRFAHIEIPVHAFGFGAKSGFSQEPGEEAFAKCVGGLLSVVVQDLRIQVGFESEAVEMSAIYSCSGRPSLLSTGAVRLGDLYAEEERELLVELRVPASSGAGTHHVMAVRCLYKDPASQEIVYGREQGLLVPPPQSLRCSGTRIQRLRNLFITTRAIAESRRLLEHNADFTSAHHLLASARALLMHSNAASAEDYLRALETELAELHWRRQHEQVQIQQQQQQQSVQQRRRGSEREVTLVDENGEPLTPTSAWRAAEKLAKVAMMRKSLNRVSDLHGFENARF